The nucleotide sequence TGTTCTTGCATTTGGCATGACAGCCAAGCAATTGATGCTCTCAGGGTTTGCAAAAGCGGAAGACCCGAACTCAGGCGGACGCCAGATGCCCGGTCACTTTGGACAAAAAGTAAACCGCATCGTAACAGGTTCTTCTCCTGTAACCACGCAGGTGCCGCATGCTGTCGGCATTGCCCTTGCAGGAAGAATGGAGAAAAAGGACATCGTGACGTTCGTAACATTCGGAGAAGGCTCATCCAATCAGGGTGACTTCCATGAAGGCGCAAACTTTGCAAGTGTTCATAAACTTCCGGTTATTTTCATGTGCGAAAACAACAAATACGCGATCAGTGTGCCGTATGAGAAGCAAGTGGCGTGCGAAAAAATCTCCGACCGTGCAGTTGGATACGGCATGCCTGGCGTGACAGTGGACGGAAACGATCCGCTTGAAGTTTATGCAGCGGTGAAGGAAGCAGCAGACAGAGGACGCCGCGGTGAGGGGCCGACTCTTGTTGAGGCCGTTTCATACCGTCTGACACCTCATTCAAGTGATGATGATGACCGTTCATACCGCGGTCAGGAAGAGGTATCTGAAGCGAAGAAAAAGGATCCGATTTTAACGTTTGCCTCTTATTTGAAGGAGACAGGCGTCCTGACAGAAGAAAAGGAAAAAGAGATCCTTGATCAGATTATGAAGGTTGTCAATGAAGCGACGGATTACGCTGAAAATGCACCGTATGCAGAAGCGGAATCAGCACTCAAATACGTATACGCAGAGTAAGGGGGAAGTACAATGCCAGTCATGTCTTATATAGATGCAGTAACAATGGCCATTCGCGAAGAAATGGAACGCGACCCGAAGGTGTTTGTCCTTGGCGAAGATGTCGGCAGAAAAGGCGGAGTCTTTAAAGCTACAGCAGGACTCTACGATAAATTTGGAGAAGAACGCGTCATTGATACGCCGCTTGCAGAATCTGCGATTGCCGGAGTAGGTATCGGAGCGGCCATGTATGGCATGAGACCGATTGCCGAAATGCAATTTGCTGATTTTATCATGCCGGCTGTCAACCAGATCGTATCAGAAGCGGCGAAAATCAGATACCGTTCCAATAACGACTGGAACTGTCCGATTACCATTCGTGCCCCTTACGGCGGCGGAGTGCATGGCGCTCTGTATCATTCCCAGTCAGTTGAAGCTCTTTTTGCCAATACACCGGGTCTTAAGATTGTGATGCCGTCAACTCCTTATGACGTAAAAGGATTGCTGAAGGCAGCCATCAGAGACGAAGATCCTGTTCTTTTCTTTGAACATAAGCGGGCGTACCGTCTAATCAAAGGAGAAGTCCCTGAGGATGATTATGTTCTGCCGATCGGGAAAGCGGATGTGAAACGGGAAGGCGAAGATATCACCATCATCACATATGGCCTTTGCGTTCATTTCGCCCTTCAGGCTGCGGAAAAACTTGCCCAGGACGGCATTTCAGCTCATATTCTTGATTTGCGCACAGTCTATCCGCTCGATAAAGAAGCGATTATTGAAGCGGCATCAAAAACAGGAAAAGTCCTGCTTGTCACTGAAGACAATAAAGAAGGAAGCATCATGAGTGAAGTGTCAGCGATCATCGCTGAAAACTGCCTGTTCGATCTAGATGCTCCAATCATGCGTCTTGCAGGTCCTGATGTTCCTGCGATGCCTTATGCCCCGACAATGGAAAAGCATTTTATGATCAACCCTGACAAAGTCGAATCAGCCATGCGGAAGCTTGCGGAGTTTTAAGAAACGTTCTAGTTGAGGAGGGAACTTTCATGGCAGTTGAACAGATGACCATGCCCCAGCTTGGGGAGAGTGTAACAGAAGGCACCATCAGCAAATGGCTCGTATCCGTTGGAGATACCGTTAATAAGTACGACCCGATTGCAGAGGTTATGACAGACAAAGTAAATGCAGAGGTCCCGTCCTCTTTTTCAGGCGTCATCAAGGAACTGACAGCTGAAGAGGGAGACACGCTTGCTGTAGGAGAAATTATCTGCAAAGTAGAAGTCGGAGGCAGTGCTGAAACAGAAGCACCGGCTCAAGCTGAAACACCTGAAGCTGAAAAATCAGTTCAGGAGCCAGCACAGGAACAGGAACAGGATCAGTCTAATAAAAAGAGATATTCACCAGCTGTCCTTCGCCTTGCCCAGGAGAATGACATTGATCTTTCCCAAGTGAACGGCACAGGGGCAGGCGGCAGAATCACAAGAAAAGATGTTCAGCAGCTGATCGAAAGCGGAAATATCCCTAAAGCTGCAGAAGCAGGCAAGCAGGCTCCGGCTGCCGCAGAGAAGCAGGCGCCTTCAGCACAGAAGGAAACCACGGCAGCTCCTGCTCCGGCCAAACCTGCTCCGGGTGCATCTGTCTCCGCGCAGCCGGGAGACGT is from Bacillus sp. FSL H8-0547 and encodes:
- a CDS encoding thiamine pyrophosphate-dependent dehydrogenase E1 component subunit alpha — protein: MAENRHQTLGLTDQDVLEMYETMVMARKIDERMWLLNRSGKIPFVISCQGQEAAQVGAAFALDRKKDYALPYYRDMGVVLAFGMTAKQLMLSGFAKAEDPNSGGRQMPGHFGQKVNRIVTGSSPVTTQVPHAVGIALAGRMEKKDIVTFVTFGEGSSNQGDFHEGANFASVHKLPVIFMCENNKYAISVPYEKQVACEKISDRAVGYGMPGVTVDGNDPLEVYAAVKEAADRGRRGEGPTLVEAVSYRLTPHSSDDDDRSYRGQEEVSEAKKKDPILTFASYLKETGVLTEEKEKEILDQIMKVVNEATDYAENAPYAEAESALKYVYAE
- a CDS encoding alpha-ketoacid dehydrogenase subunit beta, whose translation is MPVMSYIDAVTMAIREEMERDPKVFVLGEDVGRKGGVFKATAGLYDKFGEERVIDTPLAESAIAGVGIGAAMYGMRPIAEMQFADFIMPAVNQIVSEAAKIRYRSNNDWNCPITIRAPYGGGVHGALYHSQSVEALFANTPGLKIVMPSTPYDVKGLLKAAIRDEDPVLFFEHKRAYRLIKGEVPEDDYVLPIGKADVKREGEDITIITYGLCVHFALQAAEKLAQDGISAHILDLRTVYPLDKEAIIEAASKTGKVLLVTEDNKEGSIMSEVSAIIAENCLFDLDAPIMRLAGPDVPAMPYAPTMEKHFMINPDKVESAMRKLAEF